One genomic segment of Arachis duranensis cultivar V14167 chromosome 4, aradu.V14167.gnm2.J7QH, whole genome shotgun sequence includes these proteins:
- the LOC107482539 gene encoding uncharacterized protein LOC107482539, producing MTVAEYTSKFEELCRFSRICQGAPKDFAEWKRIKYEGGLQSDILSFVAPMEIKVFSKLVNKSRVAKDCVRKATAEKESLRVPFQRPSGRNFDSRGKKVWEAATAGSELSEVRKPRHRATNCREKKKYETGRVQQPGRVYTTSTIGAEGSETLIRGNCEMAGKILNALFDSGASHSFIAFEKAHELGLRMVVLRFDLKIYNATHEAMVTRIGCPQVPFRVQQREFVHDLICLPMIGLDLILGLDWLSKNHVLLDCSEKSVQFMPEGSEAPVVVNSYYLNYMIVNCSGTECLGIMLLITGVSGDDQSLEQIPVVCEFPDVFPDDINEFPPN from the exons ATGACTGTTGCTGAGTATACTAGTAAGTTTGAGGAGTTGTGTCGCTTTTCTCGTATCTGTCAAGGGGCACCAAAAGATTTTGCCGAATGGAAGCGTATTAAGTATGAGGGAGGTCTTCAGAGTGATATTCTGAGCTTTGTTGCCCCAATGGAGATCAAGGTATTTTCTAAATTGGTGAATAAGAGTAGGGTGGCTAAAGATTGTGTGAGGAAGGCAACAGCAGAGAAAGAAAGTTTGAGGGTGCCTTTTCAGAGACCTTCAGGAAGGAACTTTGATTCGAGAG GGAAGAAGGTTTGGGAAGCAGCCACAGCAGGATCTGAATTGTCAGAGGTGCGAAAG CCCAGACATAGGGCCACTAATTGCcgagagaagaagaagtatgAGACTGGTAGGGTGCAGCAGCCAGGGAGAGTATACACCACTTCTACCATAGGtgctgagggatctgagacacttaTTAGAGGTAATTGTGAAATGGCTGGTAAAatcttaaatgctttatttgattcaggAGCAAGTCattcatttattgcatttgaaAAGGCCCATGAATTAGGATTGAGAATGGTGGTTTTAcgttttgatttgaaaatatataatgcTACTCATGAAGCTATGGTGACTAGGATAGGATGTCCACAAGTTCCCTTTCGAGTACAACAGCGTGAATTTGTGcatgatttgatttgtttgCCTATGATTGGTCTTGATCTCATTTTGGGATTGGATTGGTTATCCAAGAATCATGTTTTGCTTGATTGTTCTGAGAAGTCAGTACAGTTTATGCCGGAAGGGTCAGAAGCACCGGTTGTGGTGAATAGTTACTATTTGAATTATATGATAGTAAACTGTTCTGGAACTGAATGTCTGGGTATTATGTTATTAATTACGGGAGTATCAGGTGATGATCAGAGTTTAGAGCAGATTCCTGTTGTATGTGAATTTCCAGATGTGTTTCCGGATGATATTAATGAATTCCCACCTAACTGA